In Pirellulales bacterium, the genomic stretch AAAAAAGACCGTTGAATTCGATGGCCAGACCCTGGTATTGGCCTATGAGGCCGACAGCGACGGAGACACGATCCAGGAATTCATACCGGCGGACGAGACGCTCGATTCCTGGACCAGCTTGGCCGCCGTGCGCGAGCATGCCGAATTAGATGATCCACAAGAATTCGCGGAGAAGGTCGTCGAGCAGCTCGAGAAGCGCGATCCGCCTGCTAACTACGAGTTGCTGGCCAACCCGAACACGGGCGAAGTCATTCTGAACTTCATCGTCTGGCCCGAAGATCTCGCATATGCCGAGTTCAACCTCTTTCGCTATCGTCCAAAAGAGGGAGGCGGCCTGACCTCATACCAATACGCGCTGCGGGCCTATGGCGATGACAAAGAGAAGTTTATTGCCGGCATGGACGCCGAAAAACGCGCCAAGCTGATCGCCGCGATCATCGAGATGGGCGCGCACCCGAGCGAGTAATGGCCGCAGCGTCGCCCAAGGGCAGGACAATAAGGCGGTCCACAAAATGAATATGTGGCTAGCGCCACATGTCGTCGCCGGCAAAAGGATGCGCCGGACCTTGCAACTTCGGTTTGGGCAACGCTCGCAAGGCTTGCTCGGCCAACCGCATGTCTTCCTTGGTGCTGATTTTCATATTCACCGGCGAGCAGCGCACGACCGTAACGGGCTTTCCTAGTCGTTCTACCATTTGCGCATCGTCGGTGGCTTGAAAGCCGGCCCGGCGTCCGTAAGCCTCGAGCAGGATGGCTCGGCGAAAAGCTTGCGGCGTTTGCGCCTCCCATAAGCCGTCGCGCGACACGGTTTCGACGATCTTCGTGCCCTCGGCGACGCGTTTCAGCGTCGAGGCAACCGGCACAGCCAGGATCGCCGCTCCGCTCCGCTCGGCCGCTTCAAATACCTTCGTGATCCAATCGTCGGCCAGGCAGGGACGGGCCGCGTCATGGATGGCGACGTATTCCACCTCGGGCTTGAGTTTGGCCAGCGCGTTTTCCACCGAATCCGACCGTTCTTTTCCGCCATCGACAACATCGATTCCCAAAATCGCCACATTGGCTGAGAATTTGAAATTGAAGTATTCGCGGTCCTCGGGCGAGATCACCAGGATCAACTGCACGACATCCTGGCGGTGCAAGAATTTCTCCGCCGAATGCAGCCATACGGCCCGATCGGCCAACGGGGCGAAGGGCTTTTTGTAGTTCTTGTCGTTAAACCGGCTGCTTGCCCCGGCAGCTGGCATGATCACGGCAAATTTTGCCACGGCTGGTGGATCTCCACACGAGTACCACAGGTCCCTATGAGCGATACGCCCGCGCAATTGTCCGCGCTCGGCCACGCACGTCAAGTTTGCTATCAAGCGGCAGCTTTGAGTAATTGCACGCGATCTCGTGCGTCGCAACCGCAGCGAACTCGCAAGGACAGTTCGTTACATGAAAAAA encodes the following:
- the ispD gene encoding 2-C-methyl-D-erythritol 4-phosphate cytidylyltransferase; translated protein: MAKFAVIMPAAGASSRFNDKNYKKPFAPLADRAVWLHSAEKFLHRQDVVQLILVISPEDREYFNFKFSANVAILGIDVVDGGKERSDSVENALAKLKPEVEYVAIHDAARPCLADDWITKVFEAAERSGAAILAVPVASTLKRVAEGTKIVETVSRDGLWEAQTPQAFRRAILLEAYGRRAGFQATDDAQMVERLGKPVTVVRCSPVNMKISTKEDMRLAEQALRALPKPKLQGPAHPFAGDDMWR